The genomic DNA CTTCTGGTAATTGTTTGCATTGAGCAATCACCCTTCCAAAATAAGACAGCATGACAGAACCACTGCGAATAGCCTGGACACACACGAGGGAGTCTGTCTCGACCACTACCTCCATCCAACTCTTCCTCTTTATCCAGCTTAGTGCTTCCTTAATACCCAATGCTTCCACCACTTCTGAAGCCAGCTGCCCTCCCTCACACCTGGAAATTGCCTCTATTAACCCCCCCTCATGATCACGAGCCACAGCAGAAAAACTAAAGCACTGAGAGTTATCAAAGATAGCAGCATCCGTATTGACCTTAATCATATTATCATTTGGAACACACCAGTGCTCATCACCATCAATATGAGTCATAAAACCAAGAGATGGATCAAAAAACTTGTCTTGAGCACTATGCCATTGACTAAGGATTGAAACTGCCGACTCTACTATCTCAGAAACCACCATGCCCTTATTATTCCACACCAAAGCGTTCCTTCCCTTCCACAGAGACCAACACAACATAGCCACTAGCTGTAAATCTTTACCTCTGCAGACTTTAAAAACCGAACTAATCCATTCAAAAAATGAATAAAAGACATCTACTGTGAACCTGATGCCTAAATTATCCCAACATGCCTTTGCAAACGAGCAGCTGATAAAAGAATGACATACACTTTCCTCCTCTATGTTGCACACTGGACCACAAAACATTAACAGATACCTTCTTAACCCTTAGTTGGTCTTTTGTTGGCAAGCAGCCTGTTATCGCCCTCCAGAGAAAATGCTTGACCTTCGATGGAATTTTAAGATTCCATAACTTTCTCCAGAACCCCGAATTGTTACTCACCTGATAACCTCCTTTAATTTCCTGTAACAGCAAGTACGCACTCTTAACTGTATAATTTCCCATTCTCTCCTTACACCAGTACCAAGAATCCACTCCTGTAGATTACAAAGGGATACTCATAATCAGATTAGCATCTCTGGTGTCAAAAATGTCTGTGACTACCTCTTCGTCCCATCGTCTTTGACCTGGAACCATTAAAGAAGAAACCATTTGACCTTCTATAGACTCGCTAGTCGAATGAACATATTGATCCTCTTCATTAGGCAACCAGGGATCTAACTTGATACTCACCCTAGAACCATCTCCAACTCTACGATACATCACTCTTTTCAGCAAAACTTGAGCCTCCAACACACTACGCCAAATAAAACTCGGGCTGTTTCCCAACCCAGCAGATAAAAAAGTACCATTAGGATAGTACCTTGCTTGAAAAACTCGACTCACCACACTCTGAGGGTTCATAATCAGCCTACATCCCTGTTTTCCCAACTGAGCTACGTTAAAGTCGTGTAAATTGCGAAACCCAAGACCACCACTACCCTTAACCTTACACATACGCTCCCAACTCATCCAATGAATCCCCTTATTCTTCTCAGACAAACTCTTCCACCAAAACCTACACATGATCTTCTCCATATCTCTGCAAAGCTCCAATGGCAATAAAAAAATGCTCATAGCGTAATTAGGAAGAGCTTGAGCCACTGTCTTCAATAAAATTTCCTTCCCGCCCTTTGATAAATATTTTTTATCCCATCCTTGAACCCCGTTCTGCAACCGATCTTTCAAGTATCCCAAAATAACAGACTTCTTTCTCCCTAAAATGTTTGGCAAACCCAGATAATGAGTATTATCGTTCGCTTCATGAAAGTTCAGTACTTCACAAACTTTTTCCTTCACCTCCGACTTTGTATTTCTACTAAAGAAAATCGAAGATTTGTCTCGATTAATCTTTTGACCTGAGGTTGTTTCAAACTTAGATAGCATGTCCACAATGTGATTAGCAGAAGGTTCATTAGCTTGACAGTAAATGTAACTGTCATCTGCAAAAAACATATGTGATAACGACGGAGCCCCTCTTGCTACTTGAATCCCTTTAATCAACCCCCTTCTTTCATAATCTCGGATAATAGAAGTAAATCCTTCAGTACACACCAAGAATAAATAGGAAGACAGAGGATCTCCCTGCCGAAGACCCCTCTGTGGAATGATATCACCAAACTCCCTGCCAGCATGACTAATTTTGCACCTTGTAGAGGTAACACATGTCATAAACAAATTCACTAATCTACCTGCAAATCCCAACTTCGTCAAGGCTGCTCTTAAAAATCCTCATTCTACTCGATCATATGCTTTGCTCATATCTAACTTAAGGGCCATCCAACCAATTTTcccttttgtttttcttttcatGTAATGCATCACCTCATAGGAGATCATGATATTATCCGTAATTAAACGACCTGGAACAAAAGCACTCTGAGATTCTGAAATAGCCTTATCCATCACTCCCTTAAGTCTGTTAGCCAGCACTTTAGACACTATCTTGTAAACCACATT from Apium graveolens cultivar Ventura chromosome 5, ASM990537v1, whole genome shotgun sequence includes the following:
- the LOC141661039 gene encoding uncharacterized protein LOC141661039; translation: MVEYFEDLFKSSDTSWAEVINCMTSKITGFQNEEMLRPVDDEEVRQALFHMHLEKSPGPDGMSPAFYQKFWNIVRNDIIQLVRNFFLTCSFDEHLTDTNIVLIPKKKSPGYMTDLRPISLCNVVYKIVSKVLANRLKGVMDKAISESQSAFVPGRLITDNIMISYEVMHYMKRKTKGKIGWMALKCKISHAGREFGDIIPQRGLRQGDPLSSYLFLVCTEGFTSIIRDYERRGLIKGIQVARGAPSLSHMFFADDSYIYCQANEPSANHIVDMLSKFETTSGQKINRDKSSIFFSRNTKSEVKEKVCEVLNFHEANDNTHYLGLPNILGRKKSVILGYLKDRLQNGVQGWDKKYLSKGGKEILLKTVAQALPNYAMSIFLLPLELCRDMEKIMCRFWWKSLSEKNKGIHWMSWERMCKVKGSGGLGFRNLHDFNVAQLGKQGCRLIMNPQSVVSRVFQARYYPNGTFLSAGLGNSPSFIWRSVLEAQVLLKRVMYRRVGDGSRVSIKLDPWLPNEEDQYVHSTSESIEGQMVSSLMVPGQRRWDEEEWILGTGVRREWEIIQLRVRTCCYRKLKEVISSVFKVCRGKDLQLVAMLCWSLWKGRNALVWNNKGMVVSEIVESAVSILSQWHSAQDKFFDPSLGFMTHIDGDEHWCVPNDNMIKVNTDAAIFDNSQCFSFSAVARDHEGGLIEAISRCEGGQLASEVVEALGIKEALSWIKRKSWMEVVVETDSLVCVQAIRSGSVMLSYFGRVIAQCKQLPEELKDRNVSLKFVKRSANKVTHYLARHTCVISDRVWRVDNIHSEFIDVLSNDLKY